Proteins from a genomic interval of Euwallacea fornicatus isolate EFF26 chromosome 37, ASM4011564v1, whole genome shotgun sequence:
- the hay gene encoding general transcription and DNA repair factor IIH helicase/translocase subunit XPB isoform X2, with protein MAPPKRPGYKSEKGAKRRKKDNEEAWVPEDEDIPAGDEASVPNAAARDAEKNDEKIQEDEFGAKDYRSQMLLKLDHTSRPLWVAPNGHIFLESFSPVYKHAHDFLIAISEPVCRPEHIHEYKLTAYSLYAAVSVGLQTNDIIEYLKRLSKTSVPDGIIEFIKLCTLSYGKVKLVLKHNKYFVESPFPDILQKLLKDPVIQECRLRRNIEGEGEEEIITQVQEKKTAPTFGAKAAGSFEPNIEGATVPDDITNFYEKMDNEDEEEDAGLQTVSFEVNQEKIEVIQKRCIELEYPLLAEYDFRNDTINPDINIDLRPSAVLRPYQEKSLRKMFGNGRARSGVIVLPCGAGKSLVGVTACCTVRKRALVLCNSGVSVEQWKQQFKMWSTADDSMICRFTSEAKDKPMGCSILVTTYSMITHTQKRSWEAEQTMKWLQEQEWGIMVLDEVHTIPAKMFRRVLTIVQSHCKLGLTATLLREDDKIADLNFLIGPKLYEANWLELQKKGFIARVQCAEVWCPMTPEFYREYLVCKTSKRLLLYVMNPSKFMATQYLIRYHERRGDKTIVFSDNVFALKHYAIKMNKPYIYGPTTQSERIQILQNFKFNPKVNTIFVSKVADTSFDLPEANVLIQISSHGGSRRQEAQRLGRILRAKKGAIAEEYNAFFYTLVSQDTMEMNYSRKRQRFLVNQGYSYKVITKLAGMENEPDLMYKTREEQGQLLQQVLAASDIDCEDERLPGEGGSRGGSGSNRRIGSMGSMSGADDAVYYEFKKSSNTAKHPLFKKFRY; from the exons ATGGCACCTCCTAAGCGCCCCGGTTACAAAAGCGAAAAAGGGGCCAAGAGGCGTAAAAAAGACAATGAAGAGGCTTGGGTCCCTGAGGACGAAGACATACCAGCAG GTGATGAGGCTTCCGTGCCCAATGCAGCAGCTCGAGACGCCGAGAAAAACGATGAGAAAATTCAGGAAGATGAGTTTGGCGCCAAGGATTATCGATCTCAAATGCTTCTGAAACTTGACCATACCTCAAGGCCACTTTGGGTAGCCCCAAATGGACACATATTTCTAGAGTCCTTTTCTCCAGTTTACAAACATGCACACGACTTTTTAATAG CCATATCTGAGCCAGTATGTCGGCCTGAACATATCCATGAATATAAACTCACTGCATACTCATTGTATGCAGCTGTAAGTGTGGGCCTTCAAACCAATGACATTATTGAgtatttaaaacgtttaag CAAGACTAGTGTGCCTGATGGAATAATTGAGTTTATCAAACTTTGTACCTTGTCCTATGGCAAAGTCAAATTGGTGCTGAAgcacaataaatatttcgttGAAAGTCCTTTCCCAGATATCCTTCAAAAACTACTTAAAGACCCTGTTATACAGGAATGTAGATTGAGGAGGAATATAGAAGGGGAGGGAGAAGAGGAAATTATCACACAG GTTCAAGAGAAGAAAACGGCCCCCACTTTTGGAGCAAAGGCTGCAGGATCTTTTGAGCCCAACATTGAAG GGGCAACAGTACCAGATgatattacaaatttttatgaaaaaatggacAATGAAGATGAGGAGGAAGATGCAGGTCTTCAAACAGTCTCATTTGAAGTCAACCAAGAGAAAATCGAAGTAATTCAAAAGAGATGTATTGAGCTGGAGTATCCTCTGTTAGCTGAATATGACTTCAG AAATGATACTATCAACCCAGATATAAATATCGATTTGAGACCATCTGCAGTATTAAGACCATATCAAGAAAAAAGTCTGAGGAAGATGTTTGGAAATGGGCGCGCTAGGTCTGGAGTCATTGTGCTGCCCTGTGGGGCTGGGAAATCTTTAGTAGGAGTCACTGCCTGTTGTACAGTAAGAAAAAGGGCGTTAGTGTTGTGCAATTCAGGAGTGTCAGTGGAGCAATGGAAACAGCAATTTAAAATGTGGTCAACTGCTGATGACAGCATGATTTGTCGGTTTACCTCAGAGGCAAAAGACAAACCTATG gGCTGCAGTATTTTAGTCACTACATACTCAATGATAACACACACCCAAAAAAGATCATGGGAGGCTGAGCAGACAATGAAGTGGTTGCAGGAGCAGGAATGGGGTATTATGGTGCTGGATGAG GTGCATACAATTCCTGCAAAAATGTTTCGCCGAGTACTCACAATAGTACAGTCTCACTGTAAACTGGGCCTCACCGCCACTCTTCTCAGAGAAGATGACAAAATTGCAGATCTCAACTTCCTCATCGGTCCCAAATTGTATGAAGCAAACTGGCTGGAACTGCAGAAAAAGGGATTTATTGCTAG GGTGCAATGTGCAGAAGTGTGGTGTCCAATGACTCCGGAATTCTACCGCGAGTATCTGGTTTGTAAAACAAGCAAAAGACTACTGTTGTACGTCATGAATCCTAGCAAATTCATGGCAACGCAGTATTTAATTCGGTACCACGAGAGACGTGGGGACAAGACTATTGTGTTTTCTGATAATGTGTTTGCTTTGAAACATTATGCAATCAAGATGAATAAGCCCTATATTTACGGCCCTACCACGCAGAGTGAGAGGATTCagatattgcaaaattttaaatttaatccgAAG GTGAACACTATTTTCGTCTCAAAAGTAGCAGACACTTCCTTTGATTTACCCGAAGCAAATGTACTAATTCAAATCTCATCCCACGGAGGATCAAGAAGGCAGGAAGCTCAGAGATTGGGCCGTATATTGAGGGCCAAAAAAGGGGCCATTGCCGAAGAATACAACGCCTTTTTTTACACTTTAGTTTCGCAG GACACAATGGAAATGAACTACTCCCGAAAACGGCAACGGTTCCTGGTAAATCAGGGCTATAGTTACAAGGTGATCACTAAGTTGGCTGGCATGGAAAATGAGCCAGATTTAATGTACAAAACGAGAGAGGAACAAGGACAGCTCCTGCAACAGGTTCTAGCAGCCAGTGACATTGACTGTGAAGATGAGAGATTACCGGGGGAAGGGGGGTCTCGAGGGGGCTCCGGCAGCAACAGAAGAATTGGCAGCATGGGCTCCATGTCAGGGGCCGATGACGCGGTTTACtatgaattcaaaaaatcaagcAATACAGCCAAACatcctttgtttaagaagttccGATACTAA
- the hay gene encoding general transcription and DNA repair factor IIH helicase/translocase subunit XPB isoform X1 produces the protein MAPPKRPGYKSEKGAKRRKKDNEEAWVPEDEDIPAEGDEASVPNAAARDAEKNDEKIQEDEFGAKDYRSQMLLKLDHTSRPLWVAPNGHIFLESFSPVYKHAHDFLIAISEPVCRPEHIHEYKLTAYSLYAAVSVGLQTNDIIEYLKRLSKTSVPDGIIEFIKLCTLSYGKVKLVLKHNKYFVESPFPDILQKLLKDPVIQECRLRRNIEGEGEEEIITQVQEKKTAPTFGAKAAGSFEPNIEGATVPDDITNFYEKMDNEDEEEDAGLQTVSFEVNQEKIEVIQKRCIELEYPLLAEYDFRNDTINPDINIDLRPSAVLRPYQEKSLRKMFGNGRARSGVIVLPCGAGKSLVGVTACCTVRKRALVLCNSGVSVEQWKQQFKMWSTADDSMICRFTSEAKDKPMGCSILVTTYSMITHTQKRSWEAEQTMKWLQEQEWGIMVLDEVHTIPAKMFRRVLTIVQSHCKLGLTATLLREDDKIADLNFLIGPKLYEANWLELQKKGFIARVQCAEVWCPMTPEFYREYLVCKTSKRLLLYVMNPSKFMATQYLIRYHERRGDKTIVFSDNVFALKHYAIKMNKPYIYGPTTQSERIQILQNFKFNPKVNTIFVSKVADTSFDLPEANVLIQISSHGGSRRQEAQRLGRILRAKKGAIAEEYNAFFYTLVSQDTMEMNYSRKRQRFLVNQGYSYKVITKLAGMENEPDLMYKTREEQGQLLQQVLAASDIDCEDERLPGEGGSRGGSGSNRRIGSMGSMSGADDAVYYEFKKSSNTAKHPLFKKFRY, from the exons ATGGCACCTCCTAAGCGCCCCGGTTACAAAAGCGAAAAAGGGGCCAAGAGGCGTAAAAAAGACAATGAAGAGGCTTGGGTCCCTGAGGACGAAGACATACCAGCAG AAGGTGATGAGGCTTCCGTGCCCAATGCAGCAGCTCGAGACGCCGAGAAAAACGATGAGAAAATTCAGGAAGATGAGTTTGGCGCCAAGGATTATCGATCTCAAATGCTTCTGAAACTTGACCATACCTCAAGGCCACTTTGGGTAGCCCCAAATGGACACATATTTCTAGAGTCCTTTTCTCCAGTTTACAAACATGCACACGACTTTTTAATAG CCATATCTGAGCCAGTATGTCGGCCTGAACATATCCATGAATATAAACTCACTGCATACTCATTGTATGCAGCTGTAAGTGTGGGCCTTCAAACCAATGACATTATTGAgtatttaaaacgtttaag CAAGACTAGTGTGCCTGATGGAATAATTGAGTTTATCAAACTTTGTACCTTGTCCTATGGCAAAGTCAAATTGGTGCTGAAgcacaataaatatttcgttGAAAGTCCTTTCCCAGATATCCTTCAAAAACTACTTAAAGACCCTGTTATACAGGAATGTAGATTGAGGAGGAATATAGAAGGGGAGGGAGAAGAGGAAATTATCACACAG GTTCAAGAGAAGAAAACGGCCCCCACTTTTGGAGCAAAGGCTGCAGGATCTTTTGAGCCCAACATTGAAG GGGCAACAGTACCAGATgatattacaaatttttatgaaaaaatggacAATGAAGATGAGGAGGAAGATGCAGGTCTTCAAACAGTCTCATTTGAAGTCAACCAAGAGAAAATCGAAGTAATTCAAAAGAGATGTATTGAGCTGGAGTATCCTCTGTTAGCTGAATATGACTTCAG AAATGATACTATCAACCCAGATATAAATATCGATTTGAGACCATCTGCAGTATTAAGACCATATCAAGAAAAAAGTCTGAGGAAGATGTTTGGAAATGGGCGCGCTAGGTCTGGAGTCATTGTGCTGCCCTGTGGGGCTGGGAAATCTTTAGTAGGAGTCACTGCCTGTTGTACAGTAAGAAAAAGGGCGTTAGTGTTGTGCAATTCAGGAGTGTCAGTGGAGCAATGGAAACAGCAATTTAAAATGTGGTCAACTGCTGATGACAGCATGATTTGTCGGTTTACCTCAGAGGCAAAAGACAAACCTATG gGCTGCAGTATTTTAGTCACTACATACTCAATGATAACACACACCCAAAAAAGATCATGGGAGGCTGAGCAGACAATGAAGTGGTTGCAGGAGCAGGAATGGGGTATTATGGTGCTGGATGAG GTGCATACAATTCCTGCAAAAATGTTTCGCCGAGTACTCACAATAGTACAGTCTCACTGTAAACTGGGCCTCACCGCCACTCTTCTCAGAGAAGATGACAAAATTGCAGATCTCAACTTCCTCATCGGTCCCAAATTGTATGAAGCAAACTGGCTGGAACTGCAGAAAAAGGGATTTATTGCTAG GGTGCAATGTGCAGAAGTGTGGTGTCCAATGACTCCGGAATTCTACCGCGAGTATCTGGTTTGTAAAACAAGCAAAAGACTACTGTTGTACGTCATGAATCCTAGCAAATTCATGGCAACGCAGTATTTAATTCGGTACCACGAGAGACGTGGGGACAAGACTATTGTGTTTTCTGATAATGTGTTTGCTTTGAAACATTATGCAATCAAGATGAATAAGCCCTATATTTACGGCCCTACCACGCAGAGTGAGAGGATTCagatattgcaaaattttaaatttaatccgAAG GTGAACACTATTTTCGTCTCAAAAGTAGCAGACACTTCCTTTGATTTACCCGAAGCAAATGTACTAATTCAAATCTCATCCCACGGAGGATCAAGAAGGCAGGAAGCTCAGAGATTGGGCCGTATATTGAGGGCCAAAAAAGGGGCCATTGCCGAAGAATACAACGCCTTTTTTTACACTTTAGTTTCGCAG GACACAATGGAAATGAACTACTCCCGAAAACGGCAACGGTTCCTGGTAAATCAGGGCTATAGTTACAAGGTGATCACTAAGTTGGCTGGCATGGAAAATGAGCCAGATTTAATGTACAAAACGAGAGAGGAACAAGGACAGCTCCTGCAACAGGTTCTAGCAGCCAGTGACATTGACTGTGAAGATGAGAGATTACCGGGGGAAGGGGGGTCTCGAGGGGGCTCCGGCAGCAACAGAAGAATTGGCAGCATGGGCTCCATGTCAGGGGCCGATGACGCGGTTTACtatgaattcaaaaaatcaagcAATACAGCCAAACatcctttgtttaagaagttccGATACTAA
- the RpS20 gene encoding small ribosomal subunit protein uS10: protein MATKDVNGSECGGLAPIHRIRITLTSRNVKSLEKVCSDLIDAAKKQKLRVKGPVRLPNKILRITTRKTPCGEGSKTWDRFQMRIHKRVIDLHSPSEIVKQITSINIEPGVEVEVTIADA from the exons ATG GCAACTAAAGACGTCAATGGATCCGAATGTGGTGGATTAGCCCCAATCCACCGCATTCGCATTACGCTTACTTCGCGTAATGTTAAATCTCTTGAAAAGGTATGCTCTGATCTCATTGATGCTGCGAAAAAGCAGAAGTTACGCGTCAAGGGACCAGTGCGATTGCCGAATAAGATATTGAGGATTACCACAAGGAAAACGCCTTGCGGTGAAGGGTCCAAAACATGGGATAG GTTTCAGATGCGGATCCATAAGAGAGTGATTGATTTGCACTCACCATCAGAGATTGTGAAgcaaattacttcgattaaCATCGAGCCTGGGGTAGAGGTTGAAGTCACAATCGCCGATGCTTAA